Proteins from a single region of Apium graveolens cultivar Ventura chromosome 7, ASM990537v1, whole genome shotgun sequence:
- the LOC141673361 gene encoding uncharacterized protein LOC141673361, producing MASPSSSGSFDFSQSTQKQLSLNTLTSALNLSNPTQMLVMKLHPGNYLSWKAQIMPLLRGNNLIRFVDGTSKAPPSVILGATKDSAPVKNPDYTLWYQQDQNLLSLLISSLREDIISLIIDAQSSRELWIMLEKAYASPSAIADQLAAAGRPISTADFNCIVFKGLRHEFHPAIPNLADKGGDASFTDLHINLSNYELLLNNFSTPSQPRIELVMPPLPISPSLTASPSANYTQRTSMRFGNNYGNHNHSSRVTPAPIDTSSRASSNQNRHPALGSHRTGNNNRSYFHGSVQYQICHRYNHTADACRQRYNHANPPILATLASAHTASFYPNNLTDAWYPDTGATYNATPDLQSLDHGSI from the exons ATGGCTTCTCCTAGTTCTTCTGGTTCCTTTGACTTCTCTCAATCAACCCAAAAACAATTATCCTTAAACACTCTGACTTCTGCTCTGAATTTGTCTAACCCAACTCAGATGCTTGTGATGAAATTGCATCCAGGAAACTACTTATCTTGGAAAGCCCAGATTATGCCACTGCTCCGTGGTAATAATCTTATTCGATTTGTTGATGGAACCTCTAAGGCTCCCCCATCTGTCATTCTGGGTGCAACTAAAGATTCGGCCCCTGTCAAAAATCCTGATTACACTCTATGGTATCAACAAGATCAAAATCTTCTCAGCCTCTTAATATCTTCTTTACGTGAGGATATAATCTCTCTTATTATTGATGCACAATCGTCAAGAGAATTGTGGATTATGCTTGAAAAGGCATATGCATCACCATCC GCCATTGCTGATCAGCTTGCCGCTGCTGGACGTCCGATTTCCACGGCCGATTTCAATTGTATTGTCTTTAAGGGATTACGCCATGAATTTCATCCCGCAATTCCGAATCTTGCTGATAAAGGAGGTGATGCCTCATTTACAGATCTTCATATTAATTTATCAAACTATGAATTATTGTTAAATAATTTCAGCACTCCATCCCAACCGAGGATAGAACTAGTCATGCCACCTCTCCCTATTTCTCCGTCTCTAACTGCTTCTCCATCGGCAAACTACACACAACGCACTTCGATGCGTTTTGGGAATAACTATGGCAACCATAATCATTCTTCTAGAGTTACTCCTGCACCAATTGATACTTCTTCTAGAGCTTCCAGCAATCAAAATCGTCACCCTGCTCTAGGCTCACACAGAACTGGAAACAACAACAGGTCTTACTTCCATGGATCTGTACAATATCAAATATGTCACCGCTACAATCATACAGCTGATGCATGTCGTCAACGCTATAACCACGCTAATCCGCCAATCCTTGCCACTTTAGCTTCAGCTCACACTGCGTCATTCTATCCAAACAACTTAACGGATGCTTGGTACCCTGACACTGGAGCTACTTATAATGCCACACCGGATCTACAATCACTAGATCATGGCTCTATTTAA